CAGTCGTGATCATGTCTCCGGTCTTCGGCAGTTTCATTTTCTCCTCCCTCACCGCTCCCACCTGGCGCGAGCGTTCCTTCTTCTTCGCAACCTTAAATGTTATACCAATGGCTGCATTGCAACCGCCCTAACAGGGGATCCGTCTGCGGCCTCGAATTTCATGGGAAAACATGAAAAAAAGAACGGATCACCGCCCAATTGGTCCAATGCCGTCAAATTTTCTATGATGATGATATGACGGCGTAACAAGATCTTATGGATTGGAAAATCGACCGAATCGGCTGAATCCGCGGAAATGGCGTCCACTCCGATGCCCTTGAGATTAAATTCACTCAACCAGCGTGCCGCCTGCGGTTTCAGCACGGGATAATTCGAAAAATAGGTTGTATTGCCCCAATACCGGCTCCACCCCGTGCAGAGCAACACGAACTCGACCGAACCGATGACTTCGGCATGGGGCTTCAATTCATTTTTATCGATAAATCCGCTAGGCAGATGCGTTAAATCCAAAGATACGGCTTTGCCGAAAAAATGGTCCGCCGGCAGCCGATCGAGTGTTATCCCCTCACCGAGCAGGTGGGCGGGAGCATCCACATGCGTTCCGGTATGAGAACACAGGGTGATTTTCCGCTCCAAAAATCCGGCATCTTCAAGCGCACTGCTGACGGCGAAAACCGGCGGTGCGGTTCCCGGATAGACGGGCATTCCCGGAGAAATGGTGTGCGTTAGATCCATTATCTTCATATAAAATAGCCAATCCCGGCCGGCCATCGGGCCGGAGCAATCATCTGCCCTACTTTTTTTTATAATAACAAGCCTTTTTTATATGTATCGAAAATCATTGGCCATTTTTTCAGCGATTCGAATGCCGTTTTCGCCGATTTCTTCCGGCGATTTACAGTAAGGGAGAAGATATTTCCCGATTATTCGCGTAGAATAGAATTCATTTAAGCGCTCAAACGCCACCTGAATCAAATCGGCGTTCCCCTCGATCGCCCCGGCGCAGGTCACCAACAGCGCCGTGGGTTTGCCGGCAATCAGGGACTTGAATGTGTCACTGCCATACCCTTTACCAAAACAATAATGGCGGTCGATAAAAGCCTTGAGCTGTGCGGTAAACCCCCAGCAATAGAGCGGGGAGGCGTATATCACCGCATCGGCGGCCATAAATTTTCCAAATACGGTTTCCGCGTCATCTTTTTGAACACACCCGGGGATATTCGACTCTCGCTGGCAGGCATAGCACCCAAGGCAGCCGTGAATCGTCAATTCGCAAATGTTGATCCGTTCCACGTCCAGGTCACTCTTTATTCGCGCCTCAAACAAGGAAAGAACTTTGGCTGTATTCCCCGATTTCTGAGGGCTTCCGAGTAAGGTGAGTACTTTTTTCATGGTTCCTCCGTTTCCGTCAAACAAGAAGTGTCGCAAAAACAACATTCCGACTAATTGCGCAGATTAGCGGATGCGGTCGAAAAAGCGAGCGCCTTTAAATAAGGAGGCATGCAATCATAGGCTTTTTTAGGTGTTACCAGTGGCTTCGTGCGATCAATCTGGAGCATGGATTTGTTTAAATCCTCTTTGGTCAAATCAATCGAATCCGGTTGTTGAATCAGGTCTCACCTTGAATATTTGCAATGACTTGATCGATATTCAGCCTTTCTTCCATTCCCCCCCACTCCCCGTTAATTCCAGAAATTCAAAACCATCTGGCGGCAGATATTTAAATATTGGAATCTCATATTCGGATCTTTACAAAAAACTTCCAGGGTGATCGTTTCATCATAACCCGAGGCCTTTAAATGCTTCACCGCATTTTTCCAATCGATATTGCCGACGCCCAAGGGCATGTGGTCATCGGCCCATGAGCGGTTATCCGAAAAGTGAACGTGCCGAATGTACGTGCCGAGCCGGTCGCAGAAGACCTCATGATTATCCTTGCCCAAGTTGGCATGGCCGAAATCAAGATGCACTTTCAGGCCGGGCACTTCGGAAAGAATCCGTTCATACGTGGAAACTCGGTCAAAAGGGGCTTTAAAGTTTTCCAGCACCACTGTCAGCGCATGCGAAGCGGCCATGTCAACGATGGGTTTCAGAGCCTCGATGTTCATTTCGACCAGTCTTCCCTTCATGGCCGGCGGTGAAAAATAGCAGGGATGAATATTCATGACTGGGGCGCCCAGTTTCTTAAAAAGGACAGCACAACGTTCCAGCTCTTTCAGACAGGCCGCCCGGACGCCCTGAATCGGGTAAGCATACGGTAAACAAGGGTCCGTATGTCCGGTAACGCCCAGGCCATACCGTTCAAGAATCGCAAGCAGTTTGACCGTATCTACATGGCAAGCGCAAGGGCCCTCGATGGTCAGATCCACGAAATCAAATTGCGCCTCTCCAAATAAAACGACCTCATCATAAACCGACCGGGCTGGGTCATTCATCATACCGATTTTCATCACAAGTGACCTCTTGGTATTCCGTTTGTTCAGCTATTCAACTTTTTCATCAACCAAGCCATGTTTTCACCCAGCAGTTTCATGGTAGCAATGCCCTCCGCGTCTTTTTCCACATCGCCCTTATCACGGCCGATACCCATGTTCCAATAATTTGCGCCGGGGATGATCATTTGGCTGATAAGGAAAAAATTGTTCATGGTGCCGAATGCATGAACACTACCGGCCCTGCGCACCGCCACAACGGCAGCGCCCAATTTGCGCCGAAACATATCGCCGTTGGATTTGGCCACGTATCCGGCACGGTCGATCAAGGCTTTCATCTCGGTGCTGACATCGGCGAAATAGGTGGGAGAACCTAAAATAATACCGTCAGCCGAGAGCATTTTTTCAATACATTCGTTGAGAATGTCATCCGTTACGGCACAGCGCCGATCTTTATTGCTAAAGCATTTTTGGCAAGCAATACAGCCGTGAATTTTCCGGCCGCTCAAGTTGAACACTTCCGTTTCAATTCTCTCTTTCTGAAGCTCCGCCAGCACATAATGGATGAGAATGGAAGTGTTCCCATCCTTTCGGGCGCTCCCGTTAAATGCAACCACCTTCATTGCCGTTACCTCCCGCTGGTGATAGGCCTTTTCTGAAAAATTGTTCTGTTAAAAACTATACACACCCGATTTCTAAACCGTCAACCAATAATAAAAAGTTGGCCAAAAAGGGCAAAACCTGCTTGCTTAAAAGGAAGTTCACCTGTTATTTTTTCACCCTTGTACCCGACAAAACAAATCGTCTTTCCGTAAAAATGACGCCGATTTCAATGTCAACTGCTTGTGAGGATTACAGAAACTATCAATGAAAGACACTTCTGGGAAACTTCTGAGTAAAATCAACTTGTTGCTATCCTCATGGCAACAAACCGGTGTACCAGCGCGCACAACCCTTCATGAAACCGCTGATGCGCTGTTAACATGGCGGAAGGAACAGCGCATTTCCGGCCTTTGGGACAACGCGCCGCGCATGCTGGGTGCCACCATGGATGATGGGTGGGGCCACGGCATTCAGCTCATTCTCAAATATGCCGAAGTGTTGGGAGTCGAAACCCGTTTTTCCGGACTGCTTCAAAGCCAGAAACAAATTCTTGCGGCCTGCAAGGCATTTCACCCGAATTATCTTGGACTCACCGTATTGCAGTTCGACACGGAGGATGAGTTGACTGCGCTTCGGAAATGTTTGCCTAAACGCATTCAAATCATCGCCGGCGGCCCGGTGTTTCAAATTGATCCGGAGTTTCAGGAACGAGTGGGGATCGATTTTGTGGCCCGGAATGTATCTGGGTTTATACGCTTATTATTAAACACCGTGCTGTGAACAACCATTTTGCTGAGATTATCTGCAAAATTTTTCTAAGATTAGGTGACGCAATTCATCAGCTCACAAGTCGGCCTGATTCCTGAAAAAGCTTGTGACCCCAGCGACAAAAAGTCGATATATAGCTGCGACACAAAAAGGGGCTACGACTCAACTAGTCGTAGCCCCTTAATTTCTGGCGCGCCCGGCAAGATTCGAACTTGCGACCTACGGATTCGTAGTCCGGTACTCTATCCAGCTGAGCTACGGGCGCAGAACAAATTAACATTTGAATTTCGGACCGTTCATAAGCTATACGGATGCGGTTGTCAACGCTTTTTGACAGTTGGCAGTAACGACTTGCGGGTCAAGGATAATCAAACGACGATAAGTTGGCAAAATAAAATATGAACATTCTTCATGAACAGATGATGGCGCGCGCCATTGAGGAAGCACAAAAGGCTGGACAAAAGGATGAAGTTCCGGTAGGTGCTGTGCTGGTCGGCGCAACGGGCGATATTATAGCCAGTGCGCATAATATGATCATCACGCTTCGAGATCCGACGGCGCACGCCGAGATACTATCGTTGCGAAAAGCCGCTGAGATTGAAAATAATTATAGACTGTTGAACACAACCTTGTATGTAACGGTTGAGCCTTGCATCATGTGCATGGGAGCTATCGTGCATGCCCGGGTGGCGCGGGTGGTGTTTGGCGCAATGGACCCGAAATGGGGGGCGGCCGGCTCCCTGTATCACTTTGCGCAAGATTTGCGCTTGAACCATCATCCGGAGATAATCAGCGGCGTGCGCGAGGCCGAGTGCCGCCGAATGATGCAGGCTTTTTTTCGAACCAAGCGATTAAAAACATAAACTGTAAGGACGCATGAGGTAAAGGAGCATCTCGTGGCAAATATCATAATTGTGGGAACCCAGTGGGGCGATGAAGGCAAAGGTAAGATTGTTGATCTTCTGTCAGCGCAAGCCGATGTCGTCGCCCGCTTTCAGGGCGGCAATAATGCCGGCCATACCATGGTGGTCAAAGGCGAGCAAATTATCAGCCATCTGGTTCCTTCGGGCATCATTCAGGGAAAGCTCTGCCTGATCGGAAACGGTCTGGTAGTGGACCCCGAGGTTCTTCTGGAAGAGATTGATTATCTAACCGGAAAAGGAATCGATGCCAGCCCGAAAAAGCTGCTGATCAGTGACCGGGCGCATTTGATCATGCCCTACCATAAAGCCCTTGATATCGCCAGGGAAGCCATAAAGGGCAAAGATAAAATCGGCACTACCGGTCGTGGCATCGGGCCGGCTTATGAGGACAAGGCCTCCCGGGTCGGCATTCGCTGTGCGGACTTGCTGGAAAAAGATCTTTTGAAGGATAAAATTATCAGTATTCTGAAAGAAAAGAATTTCTTTCTGGAAACATTCTGCGGTGCCGACCCGTTGCCGGAGGAACCGATTATCGAGCAGTTTTTAAAATTTGCCGATCGGATGGAACCCTATATCACCAATGTTTCCGTTGTGTTGAGCGATGCGGTGAAATCCGGCAAACAGGTCATGTTTGAGGGGGCGCAGGGAACGCATCTGGATATCGATCATGGAACCTACCCCTTTGTAACCTCTTCCGCAACGGTTTCCGGCAATGCCTGCTGCGGTGCCGGTATCGGCCCTGGGGCCATCAGCCATGTGGTCGGAATCGTCAAAGCCTATACAACACGCGTGGGGGCAGGACCCTTTCCTACGGAGCTGGAGGATGAAATCGGGGACTACATTCAGAAAAAAGGGGCGGAATTCGGCGCTACCACGGGAAGGCGGCGGCGTTGCGGGTGGCTGGACATGGTGTTGATTGAAAACGCGGCCAGGTTGAACGGGTTGACGGGCTTGGCGATTACCAAGCTGGACGTATTAACCGGCCTGAATGTTTTAAACATTTGCACCGGATATGAATATAACGGCAGTCTGTTGACGCATTTTCCCACGAGTCTTAACGTGTTGGCCAATTGCAAACCGGTTTACGAAACGTTGCCCGGCTGGTCCGAGGATATATCAATTATTCGCAGTTATGACGCGCTGCCGGAAGCCGCCAAAAACTATCTGAAACGGGTTGAGGAATTAGGGGAGACCCCCATTGATATTATTTCCGTGGGACCGGATCGGGAGCAGACCATCGTGCTAAACAACCCGTTTGACTAAAACTGGACATGCGATCACCCTGCTCCGCGCTCTAAAGAGATATAAAATATGAATGTTTTCATCAAAACCTATTGACAAAAAAAAGCTCGTGGCATAAAAGTGCCACCACGTCGGGACGTGGCTCAGTCTGGTAGAGCACAGCGTTCGGGACGCTGGGGTCGCAGGTTCAAATCCTGCCGTCCCGACCAATTTTCCCGAAATAAAACAAAATATTAATTTTTTTTTATCCGCTTTAACGTGTTGACCACTTGTTGATCAGGCTGATCAACAAGAACAAGCTGCCCGGACAAAAATATCCGACACCAACCCCTTGTTTATTTCCAGATTATTTGATGCATGATTTTCTATTTATTTTGAAACAACTTGAGGTTTTTAGGCCCCCATCTCTCCCCCGGTCTTTCGCGGGCACTCGGGTCGCTTCCCGGCGTTGCCCTATCCTCTCTCAAAAACGTAAAACGGAATATCTTCGTGGCGTTCGGGTTTTCTTGTAGGAACGTCCCTGTGGAACTCCAGGCGGACCTTCAGCCAATCCCGAAAGAGTTCTATTTCGGTGGCGAGCTTTGGAAGGCCCATGTAAAGGAGATCCCGGATGAGATATCCCACCCGGTCGGTAGCGCGATCCATTAACGCAACCTGCATTTTTTCTTCTTCAGTCATAAAAAGCCCTCCGTCTATTGTTTTGCCCTTGAGTACGACGGATGGCGGGGCATTAAAATGGCACTGTTCGTTAGGTTGCAACGTTTCCGGAACTGTTTTTGGATTAAATGGCCCGGCAAACCGGCGACCGCCCAGGGGTGTAAAGCCGGTCAAAGCCTTCCGGCATCGTCCCCCTGAAAGGCATTGCCGAAAAAGGCCGCGATGCGGCGTTTCAAGGCCCGCCACCAATGGGCTTGACGGCTCCTGGGAAGCTCCTTGAGCCAGACGCCTTTATCCTCGGTGCGATACTTTCTCGTACGATGCCGAAGGTGGATTGAAAACGAGAAAAATACCCGGAAGGTCTTAATCGGACAACGGAACCGCTTAAGGAAAAGAGGCTGGTTTTAAAGTCATCAAAAATGGCGCTGACAAAACCATGCCCCCAAATCACATGGGTGCCGCACCTCGGACATTTTTGGGGCCTGGGCCATGGATAGTCGCGTCCCTTCTCATAAAGCTCGTCAGAAAGCTCCTTGAGAATTACAGAGAAAAAGAGTAACATTTTCGCATTCGTGTAAGGGATCAATTACTGAATCCCGGAAAATGAAACGGGCGGCATGCCCGCCGCCCGTTTCAAAATTAAAAAAGCCGCTGAAAAGCGTCTCGTTTAATTCAACAATATTTCTCTGTTTGTTCATTTATTCTAATAAAGGCCTCCCTTTTTGATTCTCTTTATTGTGCGAGCTTACAATACTCGTCGGAGAACGGAAAAATATCAGGGCGGGAATCTGGCAATGACGGTTTCGCTTTCGTCCACGGCCATAACAATTATCATTTCACTGTTGCGGACCCAAAAAGCAGCGCTGCACAATATAGCGTTCGGGAATACAAAAAGGAGGTACTAATATGCAAGCTCGAGGCCCACTCATGATAGAACATCGTCTGATTGAACGAATGCTTTCGGTTATTAAAGGCGTCTTGGCCAAAATCGAATCGAAACACGCGGTAGATCCTGTGTTCGTGGATATTGCGGTTGATTTCATCCGGGTCTACGCCGATCGGACGCATCACGGAAAGGAGGAGGATATTCTTTTTCGAGAACTGAATAAAAAAGCGTTGAAAGCAGAAGACAGTCAAATCATGAAAGAACTGATCGAGGAGCATTTGTTTGGGCGCCAGACAACCAAAGCGCTTGTTGAAGCCAACAACCTCTACCGGAAGGGGGATGAGACTGCCTTGGCCGACATTGCCGCCAACTTTAAAACCCTTACCGAGTTTTACCCCAGACATATCGAGAAGGAAGATAAGATTTTTTTCCCCTTATCCAGAACTTACTTTACTGATGAAGAGGATCAGGCCTTGCTGGCAGAGTTTT
The genomic region above belongs to Desulfobacterales bacterium and contains:
- a CDS encoding sugar phosphate isomerase/epimerase family protein, yielding MMNDPARSVYDEVVLFGEAQFDFVDLTIEGPCACHVDTVKLLAILERYGLGVTGHTDPCLPYAYPIQGVRAACLKELERCAVLFKKLGAPVMNIHPCYFSPPAMKGRLVEMNIEALKPIVDMAASHALTVVLENFKAPFDRVSTYERILSEVPGLKVHLDFGHANLGKDNHEVFCDRLGTYIRHVHFSDNRSWADDHMPLGVGNIDWKNAVKHLKASGYDETITLEVFCKDPNMRFQYLNICRQMVLNFWN
- the tadA gene encoding tRNA adenosine(34) deaminase TadA — encoded protein: MNILHEQMMARAIEEAQKAGQKDEVPVGAVLVGATGDIIASAHNMIITLRDPTAHAEILSLRKAAEIENNYRLLNTTLYVTVEPCIMCMGAIVHARVARVVFGAMDPKWGAAGSLYHFAQDLRLNHHPEIISGVREAECRRMMQAFFRTKRLKT
- a CDS encoding cyclase family protein; amino-acid sequence: MKIMDLTHTISPGMPVYPGTAPPVFAVSSALEDAGFLERKITLCSHTGTHVDAPAHLLGEGITLDRLPADHFFGKAVSLDLTHLPSGFIDKNELKPHAEVIGSVEFVLLCTGWSRYWGNTTYFSNYPVLKPQAARWLSEFNLKGIGVDAISADSADSVDFPIHKILLRRHIIIIENLTALDQLGGDPFFFSCFPMKFEAADGSPVRAVAMQPLV
- a CDS encoding flavodoxin family protein produces the protein MKVVAFNGSARKDGNTSILIHYVLAELQKERIETEVFNLSGRKIHGCIACQKCFSNKDRRCAVTDDILNECIEKMLSADGIILGSPTYFADVSTEMKALIDRAGYVAKSNGDMFRRKLGAAVVAVRRAGSVHAFGTMNNFFLISQMIIPGANYWNMGIGRDKGDVEKDAEGIATMKLLGENMAWLMKKLNS
- a CDS encoding flavodoxin family protein; the protein is MKKVLTLLGSPQKSGNTAKVLSLFEARIKSDLDVERINICELTIHGCLGCYACQRESNIPGCVQKDDAETVFGKFMAADAVIYASPLYCWGFTAQLKAFIDRHYCFGKGYGSDTFKSLIAGKPTALLVTCAGAIEGNADLIQVAFERLNEFYSTRIIGKYLLPYCKSPEEIGENGIRIAEKMANDFRYI
- a CDS encoding cobalamin B12-binding domain-containing protein; amino-acid sequence: MKDTSGKLLSKINLLLSSWQQTGVPARTTLHETADALLTWRKEQRISGLWDNAPRMLGATMDDGWGHGIQLILKYAEVLGVETRFSGLLQSQKQILAACKAFHPNYLGLTVLQFDTEDELTALRKCLPKRIQIIAGGPVFQIDPEFQERVGIDFVARNVSGFIRLLLNTVL
- a CDS encoding adenylosuccinate synthase yields the protein MANIIIVGTQWGDEGKGKIVDLLSAQADVVARFQGGNNAGHTMVVKGEQIISHLVPSGIIQGKLCLIGNGLVVDPEVLLEEIDYLTGKGIDASPKKLLISDRAHLIMPYHKALDIAREAIKGKDKIGTTGRGIGPAYEDKASRVGIRCADLLEKDLLKDKIISILKEKNFFLETFCGADPLPEEPIIEQFLKFADRMEPYITNVSVVLSDAVKSGKQVMFEGAQGTHLDIDHGTYPFVTSSATVSGNACCGAGIGPGAISHVVGIVKAYTTRVGAGPFPTELEDEIGDYIQKKGAEFGATTGRRRRCGWLDMVLIENAARLNGLTGLAITKLDVLTGLNVLNICTGYEYNGSLLTHFPTSLNVLANCKPVYETLPGWSEDISIIRSYDALPEAAKNYLKRVEELGETPIDIISVGPDREQTIVLNNPFD
- a CDS encoding hemerythrin domain-containing protein, whose product is MQARGPLMIEHRLIERMLSVIKGVLAKIESKHAVDPVFVDIAVDFIRVYADRTHHGKEEDILFRELNKKALKAEDSQIMKELIEEHLFGRQTTKALVEANNLYRKGDETALADIAANFKTLTEFYPRHIEKEDKIFFPLSRTYFTDEEDQALLAEFWEFDRNMIHEKYKSLVEGFEDR